A section of the Streptomyces sp. NBC_00178 genome encodes:
- a CDS encoding WXG100 family type VII secretion target yields the protein MAGDPNTKVRYESVQEMANRLRVVSRNIIKDLEEMDAALKVVTDTWDGDAHAGYVGLQKQYKGKADHMKDRLEHVAKIIENGKDSYRSTDVKASRLFTEAY from the coding sequence ATGGCCGGAGATCCGAACACCAAGGTCAGGTACGAGAGCGTCCAGGAGATGGCGAACCGCCTGCGCGTCGTCTCGCGCAACATCATCAAGGACCTCGAGGAGATGGACGCCGCCCTCAAGGTCGTCACCGACACCTGGGACGGTGACGCCCACGCCGGCTACGTCGGCCTGCAGAAGCAGTACAAGGGCAAGGCCGACCACATGAAGGACCGGCTGGAGCACGTCGCCAAGATCATCGAGAACGGCAAGGACAGCTACCGCTCCACGGACGTCAAGGCCTCGCGCCTGTTCACCGAGGCGTACTGA
- a CDS encoding DUF397 domain-containing protein, translating to MGTQQEKDELYALDISGVEWLSAPGTEEAEERVEIAHLPGGGVAMRSSLDPGTVLRYTEAEWRAFVLGARDGEFDLK from the coding sequence ATGGGCACCCAGCAGGAGAAGGACGAGCTGTACGCACTCGACATCTCGGGGGTCGAGTGGCTGAGCGCCCCCGGGACGGAGGAGGCGGAGGAGCGGGTCGAGATCGCGCATCTGCCGGGCGGAGGCGTGGCGATGCGGTCCTCGCTCGACCCGGGGACGGTCCTGCGCTACACGGAGGCCGAGTGGCGCGCCTTCGTGCTGGGCGCGCGGGACGGCGAGTTCGACCTGAAGTAG
- the eccCa gene encoding type VII secretion protein EccCa → MSQIVVKRPPRSLPPEVPADELTLEAPPELPRGQQEGMLMQVLPVLGMGSSVVFFFSPQAPPFMRIMGVLMLVSTVGMVAAQIVRHRRGTQGQMGDVRRDYLKYLAQTRRTVRRTARVQRDVQLYLHPAPEQLWSVVAEGSRVWERRVGDKDFAQVRVGLGAQQLSTPLIAPDTAPVDELEPMCAGAMQRFLAVHGSLDGLPMAVSMRAFYHVTVSGHPESAQSTARSLVAQLVTLHSPEDLVVAVVAAPGAVGRWDWTKWLPHTQVPGQVDGAGTKRLFGDDLGELESLLANRLDGRPRFGRENRPVLDQPHVVVVLDGGMVPPDSLFAAAEGLQGVTIVEVVPGELDEPRGGLSVVVRPGLLRLESGAGLAYEGVPDSMSPQAAEALARQLAPLRMGGGDDDEPLLADLDFTDLLNLGDAASVDVARTWRPRSVSERLRVPIGVGEDGQPVMLDLKEAAQEGMGPHGLCVGATGSGKSELLRTLVLGLAVTHSSETLNFVLADFKGGATFAGMSQMPHVAAVITNLADDLTLVDRMGDAIRGELQRRQELLRSAGNYANIHDYEKARAAGAALEPLASLVLVIDEFSELLTAKPDFIEMFIQIGRIGRSLGVHLLLASQRLEEGKLRGLDTYLSYRIGLRTFSAAESRTALGVPDAYHLPSVPGSGYLKFGTDEMTRFKAAYVSGTYRTGGPDLPVGQLPVERRPTVFSAAPVPVVYAAPDPAHLAARARADDDALADTVLDVVVRRLEGQGVPAHQVWLPPLDRAPTLDQLLPGLAPTEERGFTATEYTRPGGLTVPLGLIDKPFEQRREVLYRDFSGAAGHMLVVGGPQSGKSTMVRTLISSFALTHTPHEVQFYGLDFGGGGLVSLAGLPHVGGMASRLDPERVRRTVAEVGGVLNRREEFFRAHSIDSIATYRRKRAQGELPGEAWGDVFLVIDGWGGFRNEYEGLEQVVTEIAARGLGYGIHVVLTAARYMEVRAALKDQILGRLELRLGDVMDSEFDRKVAANVPAGVPGRGQVPQKLHFMGALPRIDSVSGAEDLSEGTAAFVTAVASNWAGPVAPSVRLLPRKLPADQLPKGFEFPERGIAIGIDETSLEPVFLDFETDPFFLVFGESESGKTNLLRLIAKQIGERYSPDEAKIVVGDYRRALLGALPEAHLLEYAPMASAMQMHMEALAGVFARRQPPTDVTPQQLRDRSWWSGPQIFIIVDDYDLVATNAGNPLAPLAEYLPFARDTGVRFIIARSSAGASRAMYEGFMQRIKELGAQGVVLSGDPSEGDLIGSVRGHAMPPGRGYFASRRRGTPLVQTGRLPEQH, encoded by the coding sequence GTGAGCCAGATCGTCGTGAAACGACCTCCGCGGTCTCTGCCGCCGGAAGTACCCGCCGACGAGTTGACGTTGGAGGCTCCTCCCGAACTGCCCCGCGGGCAGCAGGAGGGCATGCTGATGCAGGTCCTGCCGGTGCTCGGCATGGGCTCGTCGGTGGTCTTCTTCTTCTCACCGCAGGCACCTCCGTTCATGCGGATCATGGGTGTCCTGATGCTGGTCTCGACGGTCGGCATGGTCGCCGCCCAGATCGTCCGGCACCGTCGCGGTACGCAAGGGCAAATGGGCGATGTCCGTCGTGACTACCTGAAGTACCTCGCCCAGACGCGGCGGACGGTACGCCGCACCGCTCGCGTCCAGCGGGACGTGCAGCTCTATCTGCACCCGGCGCCGGAGCAGTTGTGGTCGGTGGTGGCCGAGGGCAGCCGGGTGTGGGAACGACGCGTCGGGGACAAGGACTTCGCCCAGGTCCGGGTCGGCCTCGGGGCTCAGCAGCTGTCGACCCCGCTGATCGCCCCGGACACCGCTCCGGTGGACGAGCTGGAGCCGATGTGCGCCGGCGCGATGCAGCGGTTCCTGGCGGTGCACGGGTCGTTGGACGGGCTGCCGATGGCGGTCTCGATGCGGGCCTTCTACCACGTGACGGTGTCGGGGCACCCGGAGTCGGCGCAGTCGACGGCGCGTTCCCTCGTGGCGCAGCTGGTGACGCTGCACTCCCCCGAGGACCTGGTGGTCGCCGTGGTGGCGGCGCCGGGTGCGGTGGGGCGCTGGGACTGGACCAAGTGGCTGCCGCACACGCAGGTTCCCGGACAGGTCGACGGGGCCGGGACGAAGCGGCTGTTCGGCGACGATCTGGGCGAGCTGGAGAGCCTCCTCGCGAACAGGCTGGACGGCCGTCCGCGTTTCGGCCGGGAGAACCGGCCGGTGCTGGACCAGCCTCACGTCGTGGTGGTGCTCGACGGGGGGATGGTGCCGCCGGACTCGCTGTTCGCGGCCGCCGAGGGCCTGCAGGGAGTGACCATCGTCGAGGTGGTGCCCGGCGAGCTCGACGAGCCGCGCGGCGGGCTGTCCGTGGTGGTGCGTCCGGGGCTGCTGCGACTGGAGTCGGGTGCCGGACTGGCGTACGAGGGCGTGCCGGACAGCATGTCGCCGCAGGCCGCCGAGGCGCTGGCCAGGCAGCTCGCGCCGCTGCGCATGGGCGGGGGCGACGACGACGAACCGCTGCTCGCCGACCTGGACTTCACCGATCTGCTGAACCTCGGTGACGCGGCCTCGGTCGACGTGGCGCGCACCTGGCGGCCGCGCTCGGTGTCGGAGCGGCTGCGGGTGCCGATCGGTGTCGGTGAGGACGGGCAGCCGGTGATGCTGGACCTGAAGGAGGCCGCACAGGAGGGCATGGGCCCGCACGGGCTGTGTGTGGGCGCGACGGGTTCCGGCAAGTCGGAGCTGCTGCGGACGCTGGTGCTGGGTCTCGCGGTCACGCATTCGTCGGAGACGCTGAACTTCGTGCTCGCGGACTTCAAGGGCGGTGCCACGTTCGCCGGGATGTCGCAGATGCCGCACGTCGCCGCGGTCATCACCAACCTGGCCGACGACCTGACCCTCGTCGACCGCATGGGTGACGCGATCCGCGGTGAGCTGCAGCGCCGGCAGGAGCTGCTGCGGTCGGCGGGCAACTACGCGAACATCCACGACTACGAGAAGGCGCGGGCGGCGGGTGCGGCGCTGGAACCGCTGGCCTCCCTGGTGCTGGTGATCGACGAGTTCTCCGAACTCCTGACGGCCAAGCCGGACTTCATCGAGATGTTCATCCAGATCGGCCGTATCGGCCGTTCGCTCGGGGTGCATCTGCTGCTGGCTTCCCAACGCCTGGAGGAGGGCAAGCTGCGCGGGCTGGACACGTATCTCTCGTACCGGATCGGTCTGCGGACCTTCTCGGCGGCGGAGTCGCGCACGGCGCTGGGTGTGCCGGACGCGTACCACCTGCCGTCGGTGCCGGGGTCGGGCTACCTCAAGTTCGGTACGGACGAGATGACCCGCTTCAAGGCGGCCTACGTCTCGGGGACCTACCGCACGGGCGGTCCCGACCTGCCGGTGGGGCAGCTGCCGGTCGAGCGCAGGCCCACGGTTTTCAGCGCCGCTCCGGTGCCGGTCGTGTACGCGGCGCCCGACCCGGCCCACCTCGCCGCCCGCGCCCGCGCGGACGACGACGCGCTCGCCGACACGGTGCTGGACGTGGTCGTGCGCCGGCTGGAGGGGCAGGGCGTGCCGGCCCACCAGGTGTGGCTGCCCCCGCTGGACCGGGCGCCGACGCTGGACCAGCTGCTGCCGGGCCTGGCGCCGACGGAGGAGCGCGGGTTCACCGCGACCGAGTACACCCGGCCCGGCGGGCTGACCGTGCCGCTCGGCCTGATCGACAAGCCGTTCGAGCAGCGCCGCGAGGTGCTGTACCGGGACTTCTCCGGCGCGGCCGGGCACATGCTGGTCGTGGGCGGTCCGCAGTCCGGCAAGTCCACGATGGTGCGGACCCTGATCTCCTCGTTCGCCCTCACCCACACGCCCCATGAAGTGCAGTTCTACGGACTGGACTTCGGCGGTGGCGGTCTCGTCTCGCTGGCCGGCCTGCCGCATGTCGGCGGGATGGCCTCGCGGCTGGACCCGGAGCGGGTGCGCCGGACGGTCGCGGAGGTCGGCGGTGTGCTCAACCGGCGTGAGGAGTTCTTCCGCGCCCACTCCATCGACTCGATCGCCACCTACCGGCGCAAGCGTGCCCAGGGCGAGCTCCCCGGCGAGGCCTGGGGCGACGTGTTCCTGGTGATCGACGGGTGGGGCGGTTTCCGCAACGAGTACGAGGGCCTGGAGCAGGTCGTCACCGAGATCGCGGCGCGCGGCCTCGGCTACGGGATCCACGTGGTCCTCACCGCGGCCCGCTACATGGAGGTGCGGGCGGCGCTGAAGGACCAGATCCTGGGGCGGCTCGAACTGCGGCTCGGCGACGTCATGGACTCCGAGTTCGACCGCAAGGTCGCGGCGAACGTCCCGGCCGGGGTGCCAGGGCGCGGCCAGGTCCCGCAGAAGCTGCACTTCATGGGCGCGCTGCCGCGCATCGACTCCGTCAGCGGCGCGGAGGACCTGTCCGAGGGCACGGCGGCCTTCGTCACGGCGGTGGCGTCGAACTGGGCGGGCCCGGTGGCCCCGTCCGTACGCCTCCTGCCGCGCAAGCTCCCGGCCGACCAGCTGCCCAAGGGCTTCGAGTTCCCCGAGCGGGGTATCGCCATCGGGATCGACGAGACCTCACTGGAGCCGGTCTTCCTCGACTTCGAGACGGATCCGTTCTTCCTGGTCTTCGGGGAGAGCGAGTCCGGCAAGACCAACCTGCTGCGGCTGATCGCCAAGCAGATCGGGGAGCGCTACTCCCCCGACGAGGCGAAGATCGTGGTCGGCGACTACCGCCGGGCGCTGCTCGGCGCGCTGCCGGAGGCCCATCTGCTGGAGTACGCGCCGATGGCGAGTGCCATGCAGATGCACATGGAGGCCCTGGCAGGGGTGTTCGCCCGCCGTCAGCCGCCGACCGACGTGACGCCGCAGCAGTTGCGGGACCGCAGCTGGTGGTCCGGGCCGCAGATCTTCATCATCGTCGACGACTACGACCTGGTCGCCACCAACGCGGGCAATCCGCTCGCGCCGCTCGCGGAGTACCTGCCGTTCGCCCGTGACACGGGGGTCAGGTTCATCATCGCGCGGAGCTCCGCCGGGGCCTCGCGCGCGATGTACGAGGGCTTCATGCAGCGCATCAAGGAGCTGGGCGCGCAGGGCGTGGTGCTGTCGGGCGACCCCTCGGAGGGCGACCTGATCGGTTCGGTGCGCGGTCACGCGATGCCGCCCGGACGCGGCTACTTCGCGTCGCGCCGGCGCGGGACACCGCTCGTGCAGACGGGCCGGCTGCCCGAGCAGCACTGA
- the eccD gene encoding type VII secretion integral membrane protein EccD has protein sequence MSTTAATGFCRVTVVAPDSRIDVALPEDIAVADVYPEILRLTGQTQAAGTPTGYHLVRRDGSVLDGARTLAAQQVLDGELLSLRPFAQSLPPAVFDDVSDAVASAVTRDRHLWSDELLRGAGLVGGVLLLVLMGFVLWFADPVRHDMHSLPGIIAGSAGLLLTAFAGVRARVYADRATAVALGLGALPLVLIAGSGVIGADAGQGPGRLQFLLGCVAVLIASVVLVALTPSGDAPFVAATFLATVGTLATFGAILTEATATGTAAVCAPVALGLVAFLPGLSARFARLPIGYASPRTAPAGYDEPFAEPGGAPDSQGGPVDADRIAAQARRGHEMLLGLVGGCSAVVVGSAAVLGFSDSVWGQVLALAAGLAMLLRARLFRYTSQVACVLVAGIGAVALLVLGLSLNPPAGLLYDLVRYGDRGSLDIRTIWLSAAVAAGAALLTAIGLIIPRKGLSPFWGRLLDLTESALLLSLVPLCLAVLDVFARARAMTS, from the coding sequence GTGAGTACGACAGCAGCGACGGGTTTCTGCCGCGTCACCGTCGTGGCACCCGACAGCCGGATCGACGTCGCGCTCCCCGAGGACATCGCCGTCGCCGACGTCTACCCCGAGATACTGCGTCTCACGGGCCAGACCCAGGCGGCCGGCACACCCACCGGCTACCACCTCGTACGCCGTGACGGCAGCGTCCTCGACGGTGCCCGCACCCTCGCCGCGCAGCAGGTCCTCGACGGTGAACTCCTCAGCCTGCGGCCCTTCGCACAGTCGCTCCCGCCCGCCGTCTTCGACGACGTCTCCGACGCGGTCGCCTCCGCCGTCACCCGTGACCGCCACCTGTGGAGCGACGAACTCCTGCGCGGCGCGGGCCTGGTGGGCGGTGTCCTGCTGCTCGTCCTGATGGGCTTCGTGCTCTGGTTCGCCGACCCCGTACGCCACGACATGCACAGCCTGCCGGGCATCATCGCCGGATCCGCCGGCCTGCTGCTGACCGCCTTCGCGGGCGTACGCGCGCGGGTCTACGCGGACCGGGCCACGGCGGTCGCCCTGGGGCTCGGCGCCCTGCCCCTCGTCCTCATCGCGGGCTCCGGCGTCATCGGCGCCGACGCGGGCCAGGGCCCCGGCCGGCTGCAGTTCCTGCTCGGCTGCGTCGCCGTCCTGATCGCCTCCGTCGTCCTGGTCGCCCTCACCCCCAGCGGCGACGCCCCGTTCGTGGCGGCGACCTTCCTCGCCACCGTCGGCACCCTCGCCACCTTCGGCGCGATCCTCACCGAGGCCACCGCCACCGGGACCGCCGCGGTCTGCGCCCCCGTGGCACTCGGCCTGGTCGCCTTCCTGCCCGGCCTCTCCGCACGCTTCGCCCGGCTGCCCATCGGCTACGCCTCACCGCGGACCGCCCCCGCCGGCTACGACGAGCCCTTCGCCGAGCCGGGCGGCGCTCCCGACAGCCAGGGCGGACCCGTCGACGCCGACCGCATCGCCGCCCAGGCGCGCCGCGGCCACGAGATGCTCCTCGGCCTGGTCGGCGGCTGCTCCGCGGTCGTGGTCGGGTCCGCAGCGGTCCTCGGCTTCTCGGACAGCGTCTGGGGCCAGGTGCTCGCCCTCGCCGCGGGGCTCGCCATGCTGCTGCGCGCCCGTCTCTTCCGCTACACCTCACAGGTCGCCTGCGTCCTGGTGGCCGGCATCGGCGCCGTTGCCCTGCTGGTCCTCGGCCTCTCGCTCAACCCGCCGGCCGGCCTGCTGTACGACCTGGTGCGCTACGGCGACCGGGGCTCCCTGGACATCCGTACGATCTGGCTGTCCGCCGCCGTCGCCGCGGGCGCGGCCCTGCTCACCGCGATCGGCCTGATCATCCCGCGCAAGGGCCTCTCGCCCTTCTGGGGCCGGCTCCTCGACCTCACGGAGAGCGCCCTGCTGCTCTCCCTGGTCCCGCTCTGCCTCGCGGTGCTCGACGTCTTCGCCCGCGCCAGGGCCATGACCAGCTGA
- the rpsO gene encoding 30S ribosomal protein S15, whose amino-acid sequence MPLDAATKKQIMSEFAQKEGDTGSPEVQVAMLSRRISDLTEHLKTHKHDHHSRRGLLILVGQRRRLLQYLAKKDIQRFRALVDRLGIRRGAAGGAK is encoded by the coding sequence GTGCCGCTCGACGCCGCTACGAAGAAGCAGATCATGTCCGAGTTCGCCCAGAAGGAGGGTGACACCGGATCCCCCGAGGTCCAGGTCGCCATGCTCTCCCGCCGGATCTCGGACCTGACGGAGCACCTCAAGACGCACAAGCACGACCACCACTCCCGTCGTGGTCTGCTGATCCTGGTCGGCCAGCGTCGCCGCCTCCTGCAGTACCTCGCCAAGAAGGACATCCAGCGCTTCCGTGCGCTCGTCGACCGCCTCGGCATCCGCCGCGGTGCGGCCGGCGGCGCCAAGTAA
- a CDS encoding polyribonucleotide nucleotidyltransferase — MENETHYAEAVIDNGTFGTRTIRFETGRLAKQAAGSAVAYLDDDTMVLSATTASKRPKDQLDFFPLTVDVEERQYAAGKIPGSFFRREGRPSEDAILTCRLIDRPLRPSFKKGLRNEIQIVETIMALNPDHLYDVVAINAASASTILAGLPFSGPIGATRVALIKGQWVAFPTHTELEDAVFDMVVAGRVLEDGDVAIMMVEAEATEKTIELVKDGAEAPTEEVVAAGLEAAKPFIKTLCKAQSDLAAKAAKPTGEFPVFLDYQDDVLEALTKAVRTELAKALTIAGKQDREAELDRIKEIAGEKLLPAFEGREKEISGAYRALTKKLVRERVIKDKVRIDGRGVTDIRTLAAEVEAIPRVHGSALFERGETQILGVTTLNMLRMEQQLDTLSPVTRKRYMHNYNFPPYSVGETGRVGSPKRREIGHGALAERAIVPVLPSREDFPYAIRQVSEALGSNGSTSMGSVCASTMSLLNAGVPLKAAVAGIAMGLISEEIDGKTHYVALTDILGAEDAFGDMDFKVAGTKQFVTALQLDTKLDGIPASVLAAALKQARDARLHILDVMNEAIDVPDEMSPNAPRIITVKIPVDKIGEVIGPKGKMINQIQEDTGADITIEDDGTIYIGAQQGSQAEAARATINAIANPTMPEVGERYLGTVVKTTTFGAFVSLMPGKDGLLHISQIRKLAGGKRVENVEDVLGVGAKVQVEIAEIDSRGKLSLIPVVEGEEDETKDDTDK; from the coding sequence GTGGAGAACGAGACCCACTACGCCGAAGCCGTGATCGACAACGGCACCTTCGGCACCCGCACCATCCGCTTCGAGACGGGCCGCCTGGCCAAGCAGGCCGCAGGCTCCGCCGTCGCGTACCTGGACGACGACACCATGGTGCTGTCGGCCACCACCGCTTCCAAGCGGCCCAAGGACCAGCTCGACTTCTTCCCCCTCACGGTGGACGTCGAGGAGCGGCAGTACGCGGCCGGCAAGATCCCCGGCTCCTTCTTCCGCCGTGAGGGCCGGCCCTCCGAGGACGCGATCCTCACGTGCCGCCTGATCGACCGCCCGCTGCGCCCCTCCTTCAAGAAGGGCCTGCGCAACGAGATCCAGATCGTCGAGACGATCATGGCGCTCAACCCCGACCACCTGTACGACGTGGTCGCGATCAACGCCGCCTCCGCCTCCACGATCCTGGCGGGCCTGCCCTTCTCCGGCCCGATCGGTGCCACCCGTGTCGCCCTGATCAAGGGCCAGTGGGTCGCGTTCCCGACGCACACCGAGCTCGAGGACGCCGTCTTCGACATGGTCGTCGCCGGTCGCGTCCTCGAGGACGGCGACGTCGCGATCATGATGGTCGAGGCCGAGGCCACCGAGAAGACCATCGAGCTCGTCAAGGACGGCGCCGAGGCGCCGACCGAGGAGGTCGTCGCCGCCGGTCTGGAAGCCGCGAAGCCCTTCATCAAGACGCTCTGCAAGGCCCAGTCCGACCTCGCCGCCAAGGCCGCCAAGCCCACCGGCGAGTTCCCGGTCTTCCTCGACTACCAGGACGACGTCCTGGAGGCGCTCACCAAGGCCGTGCGCACCGAGCTCGCCAAGGCGCTCACCATCGCCGGCAAGCAGGACCGCGAGGCCGAGCTGGACCGCATCAAGGAGATCGCGGGCGAGAAGCTCCTCCCGGCCTTCGAGGGTCGCGAGAAGGAGATCTCGGGTGCCTACCGCGCGCTGACCAAGAAGCTGGTCCGCGAGCGCGTCATCAAGGACAAGGTCCGCATCGACGGCCGCGGCGTCACGGACATCCGTACGCTCGCCGCCGAGGTCGAGGCCATCCCGCGCGTGCACGGCTCGGCGCTGTTCGAGCGTGGCGAGACCCAGATCCTGGGCGTCACCACCCTCAACATGCTCCGCATGGAGCAGCAGCTGGACACCCTCTCCCCGGTGACCCGCAAGCGCTACATGCACAACTACAACTTCCCGCCGTACTCCGTCGGCGAGACCGGCCGCGTGGGCTCGCCCAAGCGCCGCGAGATCGGCCACGGCGCGCTCGCCGAGCGCGCCATCGTGCCGGTGCTGCCGTCGCGCGAGGACTTCCCCTACGCGATCCGCCAGGTCTCCGAGGCGCTGGGCTCCAACGGCTCGACGTCCATGGGCTCGGTCTGCGCCTCCACCATGTCCCTGCTGAACGCCGGTGTGCCCCTCAAGGCCGCCGTCGCCGGTATCGCCATGGGCCTGATCTCCGAGGAGATCGACGGCAAGACCCACTACGTCGCCCTCACCGACATCCTCGGTGCGGAGGACGCCTTCGGCGACATGGACTTCAAGGTCGCCGGCACCAAGCAGTTCGTGACCGCGCTCCAGCTCGACACCAAGCTCGACGGCATCCCCGCCTCGGTCCTGGCCGCCGCGCTGAAGCAGGCCCGTGACGCGCGTCTGCACATCCTGGACGTCATGAACGAGGCCATCGACGTCCCGGACGAGATGTCCCCGAACGCCCCGCGGATCATCACCGTCAAGATCCCGGTGGACAAGATCGGTGAGGTCATCGGCCCCAAGGGCAAGATGATCAACCAGATCCAGGAGGACACCGGCGCCGACATCACGATCGAGGACGACGGCACCATCTACATCGGTGCCCAGCAGGGCTCGCAGGCCGAGGCCGCCCGCGCCACGATCAACGCGATCGCCAACCCGACCATGCCGGAGGTCGGCGAGCGTTACCTGGGTACGGTCGTCAAGACCACCACCTTCGGTGCGTTCGTCTCCCTGATGCCCGGCAAGGACGGCCTGCTGCACATCTCGCAGATCCGCAAGCTCGCCGGTGGCAAGCGCGTGGAGAACGTCGAGGACGTGCTCGGCGTCGGCGCCAAGGTCCAGGTCGAGATCGCGGAGATCGACTCCCGCGGCAAGCTCTCCCTGATCCCGGTCGTCGAGGGTGAAGAGGACGAGACGAAGGACGACACCGACAAGTGA
- a CDS encoding M16 family metallopeptidase, with amino-acid sequence MTSRSSVTTARPSSEGRAVARTQTLLKGSNGIGTVRRTVLPGGLRVVTETLPSVRSATFGIWANVGSRDETPTLNGATHYLEHLLFKGTAKRSALDISSAIDAVGGEMNAFTAKEYTCYYARVLDTDLPLAIDVVCDMLTGSLITPEDVDAERGVVLEEIAMTEDDPGDCVHDLFAHTMLGDTPLGRPVLGTVDTINALNRGQIARFYKKHYDPTHLVVAAAGNVDHATVVRQVRKAFERAGALTRTDAVPTAPREGSRTLRAAGKVELLNRKTEQAHVVLGMPGLARTDERRWALGVLNTALGGGMSSRLFQEVREKRGLAYSVYSYTSGFADCGLFGVYAGCRPSQVHDVLKICRDELDRAATEGLGDDEIARAIGQLAGSTVLGLEDTGALMNRIGKSELCWGEQMSVDDMLAKIAAVTPDEVRAVAADVLGQQPSLSVIGPLKDKQADRLQEAVS; translated from the coding sequence GTGACGTCCCGTAGTTCCGTGACGACGGCCCGCCCCTCCTCGGAGGGGCGGGCCGTCGCCCGTACCCAAACGCTTCTCAAGGGCAGCAACGGCATCGGCACGGTCCGCCGCACGGTCCTCCCGGGCGGCCTCCGGGTCGTCACCGAGACCCTGCCCTCCGTCCGCTCCGCCACCTTCGGGATCTGGGCCAACGTCGGTTCGCGCGACGAGACGCCCACCCTGAACGGCGCGACGCACTACCTCGAACACCTCCTCTTCAAGGGCACGGCCAAGCGCAGCGCCCTGGACATCTCCTCCGCGATCGACGCGGTCGGCGGCGAGATGAACGCCTTCACGGCGAAGGAGTACACCTGCTACTACGCGCGGGTCCTGGACACCGACCTGCCGCTGGCCATCGACGTGGTCTGCGACATGCTGACCGGCTCGCTGATCACCCCCGAGGACGTCGACGCCGAGCGCGGTGTCGTCCTCGAGGAGATCGCGATGACCGAGGACGACCCGGGTGACTGCGTGCACGATCTGTTCGCGCACACCATGCTCGGCGACACCCCGCTGGGACGTCCGGTCCTCGGCACCGTCGACACGATCAACGCGCTGAACCGCGGCCAGATCGCCCGCTTCTACAAGAAGCACTACGACCCCACGCACCTGGTGGTCGCCGCGGCGGGCAACGTGGACCACGCCACCGTCGTACGCCAGGTCCGGAAGGCCTTCGAGCGCGCCGGCGCCCTGACCCGCACCGACGCAGTGCCCACGGCACCGCGCGAGGGCTCCCGCACGCTGCGCGCGGCCGGCAAGGTCGAGCTGCTCAACCGCAAGACCGAGCAGGCCCACGTCGTCCTCGGCATGCCCGGCCTGGCCAGGACCGACGAGCGCCGCTGGGCGCTCGGGGTCCTGAACACCGCGCTCGGCGGCGGCATGAGCTCGCGCCTCTTCCAGGAGGTGCGCGAGAAGCGCGGCCTGGCCTACAGCGTGTACTCGTACACCTCGGGTTTCGCCGACTGCGGCCTCTTCGGCGTGTACGCGGGCTGCCGGCCCAGCCAGGTCCACGACGTACTGAAGATCTGCCGCGACGAGCTCGACCGCGCGGCGACGGAAGGTCTCGGCGACGACGAGATCGCCCGTGCCATCGGCCAGCTCGCGGGTTCCACCGTCCTGGGGCTGGAGGACACCGGTGCGCTCATGAACCGCATCGGCAAGAGCGAGCTCTGCTGGGGCGAACAGATGTCCGTCGATGACATGCTGGCAAAGATCGCGGCGGTCACCCCCGACGAGGTCAGGGCCGTCGCGGCCGACGTCCTCGGACAGCAGCCGTCGCTCTCGGTGATCGGCCCGCTGAAGGACAAGCAGGCAGACCGCCTCCAGGAAGCGGTCTCCTAA
- the dapB gene encoding 4-hydroxy-tetrahydrodipicolinate reductase encodes MSKLRVAVLGAKGRIGSEAVRAVEAADDMELVAALGRGDKLESLTESGAQAVVELTTPASVMENLDFCVRHGIHAVVGTTGWTDERLAQLNTWLSGSPETGVLIAPNFSIGAVLTMRFAEQAARYFESVEVIELHHPNKADAPSGTATRTAQLIAAAREKAGVAPQPDATATALDGARGADVDGVPVHSVRLRGLLAHQEVLLGGEGETLTLRHDSLHHSSFMPGILLGTRRVVTTPGLTFGLEHFLDLN; translated from the coding sequence ATGAGCAAGCTGCGCGTGGCCGTTCTCGGCGCCAAGGGACGCATCGGGTCCGAGGCCGTGCGAGCCGTCGAAGCCGCCGACGACATGGAACTGGTGGCCGCCCTGGGCCGTGGTGACAAGCTGGAGAGCCTCACCGAGAGCGGTGCCCAGGCCGTCGTCGAGCTCACCACACCCGCGTCGGTGATGGAGAACCTCGACTTCTGCGTCCGGCACGGCATCCACGCGGTGGTCGGCACCACCGGCTGGACCGACGAACGGCTCGCGCAGCTGAACACCTGGCTCTCCGGGTCCCCGGAGACCGGTGTGCTCATCGCGCCGAACTTCTCCATCGGCGCCGTCCTCACGATGAGGTTCGCGGAGCAGGCCGCCCGCTACTTCGAGTCCGTCGAGGTCATCGAGCTGCACCACCCGAACAAGGCGGACGCCCCTTCCGGCACCGCCACCCGCACCGCCCAGCTCATCGCCGCGGCCCGCGAGAAGGCCGGCGTGGCACCGCAGCCCGACGCGACGGCCACCGCGCTGGACGGTGCGCGCGGCGCCGACGTCGACGGGGTGCCGGTCCACTCCGTCCGCCTCCGCGGCCTCCTCGCCCACCAGGAGGTCCTGCTGGGCGGCGAGGGCGAGACCCTCACCCTGCGGCACGACTCGCTCCACCACAGCAGCTTCATGCCGGGCATCCTGCTCGGCACCCGCCGCGTGGTGACCACTCCCGGCCTCACCTTCGGCCTGGAACACTTCCTCGACCTGAACTGA